In one window of Pseudodesulfovibrio sediminis DNA:
- a CDS encoding methyl-accepting chemotaxis protein — protein MQFKSIKTKIVFMSGCCLIATVVFLVALQIYSQEQSADFVTQKVNELIENQTRKGLLATAEREANYLSGKLNINIDTARTEASAFRAIVSNPDLVSSIDVRKTFNDILLTILKDNPEFLGTYSAWEPNALDGLDARYAGDKASGHDDSGRFVPYWNRDKTGAIARQALVGYEDASLHPNGVTKGGWYLFPRQRRKENILDPFPYIVQGKQEMLTTISVPIIVNGKFLGIGGTDLRLDFIQSLSQDVAKNLYDGQAVVQVISNMGIVVANSEDTNSIGKPLKDVFDGDWQAVVKSTESGTSNILISPENEYVEITAPIHLGNTGTPWSIFIRVKRALVFEEATKLAQIMAENARGNTIMGVSAGAVIAILACMAIWFLANGIIKPIRVAVSFTEKIASGDFVNNNIDVNQKDEVGVLSNTLKSMAEKLKGVVLEVKNVSESVASGSSELSSSSMDVSQGATEQAASIEEVTSSMEEMTANIGQNAQNAQETDSLATKAATDAKVSGEAVEKTVISMRSIAEKISIVEEIARQTNLLALNAAIEAARAGEHGKGFAVVAAEVRKLAERSGEAAAEISELSSSSVEVAEKAGDMLKSLVPDIEKTAALVQEITAACNEQNSGATQINQAVSQLDSVIQQNASAAEEMASTSGELASQGKHLQQVMSFFHVDAGGGFKSSSVQVQRKPVAAIPPSAPKETPAKGMQLEGMNDSDDSDEFERF, from the coding sequence ATTGAGAACCAAACTCGTAAGGGACTGCTGGCTACCGCTGAACGTGAAGCAAATTATCTGAGTGGAAAATTAAACATCAATATTGACACGGCCCGAACTGAAGCTTCTGCCTTCAGGGCTATTGTCAGCAACCCTGATCTGGTTTCTTCTATCGATGTTAGAAAGACATTTAATGACATTCTCCTGACAATCTTGAAAGATAATCCCGAATTTTTGGGAACATATAGTGCGTGGGAACCGAATGCCCTTGATGGACTTGACGCGCGATATGCAGGAGACAAGGCAAGCGGACATGATGACAGTGGTCGGTTCGTCCCTTACTGGAACAGAGACAAGACCGGCGCTATCGCCCGCCAAGCGCTGGTGGGATACGAAGATGCCTCATTACACCCCAACGGTGTAACCAAGGGTGGTTGGTATCTGTTCCCTCGTCAAAGAAGAAAAGAAAACATTCTCGACCCGTTTCCGTACATAGTACAGGGCAAGCAGGAAATGTTGACAACCATATCTGTGCCCATAATCGTCAACGGCAAATTCCTGGGTATCGGCGGTACAGACCTTAGATTGGATTTCATCCAGAGCCTCAGCCAGGATGTTGCCAAAAATTTGTATGATGGTCAGGCTGTTGTTCAGGTTATCAGTAACATGGGTATTGTTGTCGCCAACAGTGAAGACACAAACTCAATAGGCAAGCCTTTGAAGGATGTCTTTGATGGTGATTGGCAGGCGGTTGTAAAAAGCACAGAGTCTGGAACTTCCAACATTCTGATTTCGCCCGAAAATGAATATGTTGAAATTACTGCCCCGATTCATCTTGGCAACACCGGCACTCCCTGGTCAATCTTTATCAGAGTAAAGCGTGCTCTTGTATTCGAAGAAGCCACTAAGCTGGCTCAGATCATGGCCGAAAACGCACGGGGCAACACGATAATGGGCGTTTCTGCCGGAGCAGTCATTGCCATCCTCGCTTGTATGGCAATCTGGTTCCTGGCCAATGGAATTATCAAGCCGATCAGAGTTGCTGTCTCCTTCACGGAAAAGATTGCAAGTGGTGATTTTGTCAACAATAATATTGATGTCAACCAAAAGGACGAAGTCGGTGTCCTGTCCAACACCTTGAAGAGCATGGCCGAAAAGCTCAAGGGCGTTGTCCTGGAAGTCAAGAACGTCTCTGAAAGTGTCGCCTCAGGCAGCTCCGAATTGTCCTCCTCCTCCATGGATGTATCACAAGGCGCAACCGAGCAGGCCGCTTCCATTGAGGAAGTAACTTCTTCCATGGAAGAGATGACCGCGAATATCGGTCAGAATGCCCAAAATGCACAGGAAACAGATTCATTGGCAACCAAGGCTGCTACTGATGCAAAGGTTAGTGGAGAAGCTGTGGAGAAGACGGTTATCTCCATGCGGAGCATTGCCGAAAAGATCTCCATTGTCGAAGAGATCGCCAGACAAACCAACCTGCTGGCACTGAATGCTGCCATTGAGGCCGCACGAGCAGGTGAACACGGCAAGGGATTTGCTGTTGTCGCCGCAGAAGTTCGCAAGCTCGCAGAACGAAGTGGAGAAGCTGCCGCTGAAATCAGTGAATTGTCGAGCAGTAGTGTCGAAGTTGCAGAAAAAGCTGGTGATATGCTGAAGTCTCTTGTTCCTGACATCGAGAAGACCGCAGCGCTGGTCCAGGAAATTACTGCAGCCTGTAACGAACAGAACTCCGGCGCAACTCAAATCAACCAGGCTGTCAGCCAGCTTGATTCCGTCATCCAGCAAAACGCTTCAGCAGCTGAAGAAATGGCATCCACAAGTGGTGAACTTGCCTCTCAAGGAAAGCACCTGCAACAGGTCATGTCGTTCTTCCATGTAGACGCCGGCGGTGGATTCAAGTCGTCTTCGGTACAGGTTCAGAGAAAGCCCGTAGCCGCCATTCCTCCCTCTGCCCCCAAGGAAACACCTGCGAAGGGAATGCAGTTGGAAGGCATGAATGATTCTGACGACAGTGATGAGTTTGAACGCTTCTAA
- a CDS encoding MGMT family protein, protein MLPFTHSVVELIRSILRGTVSTYGSIAAMAGSSAARQVVRILHIYSKKESLPWHRVINKKGEISLSAFQGYEEQKALLESEGIIFDHNDKIDLQRFQWKPDITNCKPPTL, encoded by the coding sequence ATGTTACCGTTCACACATTCCGTTGTAGAACTTATCCGATCCATCCTAAGGGGGACGGTATCGACCTATGGCAGTATTGCTGCCATGGCCGGGAGTAGTGCAGCGCGACAGGTAGTCAGAATCCTGCATATATACAGCAAAAAGGAAAGCCTTCCCTGGCACCGTGTGATCAACAAGAAAGGAGAAATCTCTTTGAGCGCTTTTCAAGGATATGAAGAGCAAAAAGCATTATTGGAAAGCGAAGGTATTATCTTTGATCACAACGATAAAATTGATCTCCAACGCTTTCAATGGAAGCCGGACATAACGAATTGTAAGCCCCCCACCCTTTAA
- a CDS encoding DMT family transporter encodes MNKRPLGLFFALLAVIIWSGNFVIASGIVDSIPPITLATLRWITAAVVFLPFSIKSMLRERKALREHWFSLLVAAITGVTMFNTLVYVSAQTTDTVNMALFASTTPVFVVILARIFLGETITLFRSIGLLIAISGMLTIATRGHLDVLLNLTFRIGDIWMLLAGFLWAVYSILVKKKPKTISQYSYLGTVFLVGAIPLIPAAIIEQPFYPAWSLTPAIIGATLYIGIGASLVAFFLWNYAVMYIGPGTSSLFQYFLPVFSGIGSYFLLGQPVTVAHGVGFVLIFMGVVMATRPR; translated from the coding sequence ATGAACAAGAGACCCCTCGGATTATTCTTTGCCCTGCTCGCTGTAATCATTTGGTCCGGCAATTTTGTCATCGCCAGCGGGATAGTTGACTCAATTCCACCCATAACGCTGGCAACGCTCAGATGGATAACGGCCGCTGTGGTCTTCCTGCCCTTTTCCATCAAGTCGATGTTAAGAGAAAGGAAAGCGTTGCGCGAGCACTGGTTCTCTCTGCTGGTTGCAGCCATAACAGGTGTGACCATGTTCAATACTCTGGTGTATGTGAGCGCACAGACAACAGACACCGTCAACATGGCACTGTTCGCCTCCACGACTCCGGTCTTTGTGGTTATTCTGGCAAGAATTTTTCTCGGCGAAACAATCACACTGTTTCGCTCCATCGGCCTGCTCATAGCCATAAGCGGCATGCTGACAATCGCCACACGAGGCCACCTGGACGTCCTGTTGAATCTTACATTTCGGATTGGAGACATCTGGATGCTCCTGGCCGGTTTCCTTTGGGCCGTGTACTCCATTCTGGTCAAGAAAAAGCCCAAGACTATCAGCCAGTATTCCTATCTTGGAACCGTATTTCTGGTTGGGGCCATACCACTCATACCAGCTGCAATCATCGAGCAGCCGTTCTATCCGGCATGGTCTTTAACGCCGGCGATAATTGGCGCGACCCTGTATATAGGTATCGGCGCGTCTCTGGTGGCCTTTTTCTTGTGGAATTATGCTGTCATGTATATTGGCCCCGGAACGTCATCGTTATTTCAATATTTTCTCCCTGTATTCAGCGGCATAGGATCCTACTTTCTTCTTGGACAACCCGTTACCGTTGCACATGGAGTGGGTTTCGTACTGATCTTCATGGGGGTTGTCATGGCAACTCGCCCCCGTTAA
- a CDS encoding DUF1499 domain-containing protein → MKHFILIFIVCTVSLTGLFACSSKAPDLGYKDGVFAACMEKNDDCISSQSPNEEFRIEPFAAQGETDIVMVDLTRSIESIFGSKVIAVEGNYLRAEFRSTIMRTMDDAEFYYDKDAHVIQIHAMSRGDLFDFEGNRERLEELRQIFSQMH, encoded by the coding sequence ATGAAACATTTCATTCTCATATTCATAGTGTGTACAGTTTCCCTTACTGGTCTTTTCGCCTGTAGCAGCAAAGCCCCTGACCTCGGTTACAAGGATGGCGTATTTGCAGCCTGCATGGAGAAAAATGATGATTGTATTTCCTCGCAATCACCCAATGAGGAATTCAGGATCGAACCATTTGCTGCGCAAGGCGAAACCGATATCGTCATGGTCGATCTGACCAGATCCATCGAATCCATCTTTGGGAGCAAAGTGATCGCTGTTGAAGGCAATTACCTGAGAGCGGAATTTCGGAGCACTATCATGCGCACCATGGATGATGCCGAATTCTATTATGACAAGGACGCCCACGTCATTCAAATCCACGCCATGTCGCGTGGTGATCTTTTCGATTTTGAGGGTAATCGTGAACGCCTGGAAGAATTGCGTCAGATCTTTTCGCAAATGCACTAA
- a CDS encoding ferredoxin, which produces MVIVVDQDECIGCESCVELCPDVFEMDADGEKALVIAEDSDADCVNEAIETCPTEAISK; this is translated from the coding sequence ATGGTAATTGTTGTTGATCAGGATGAATGCATAGGGTGTGAGTCCTGTGTGGAGCTGTGCCCGGACGTTTTTGAAATGGACGCGGATGGGGAGAAGGCTCTAGTTATTGCAGAAGATTCTGACGCGGATTGTGTCAATGAAGCCATTGAGACATGCCCCACTGAGGCGATCTCGAAATAG
- a CDS encoding sulfite exporter TauE/SafE family protein, protein MFDTISIISIVLLAAFIQGLTGFGFGLIALPLLGFFIDIKTNVPLIVLLAVFISMTLSWQLRSHIHAKTIGILMAATIPGIVLGVYVLKLLSASTLSIGLGVIMVLFTIYQLLLKPKTRELGHTVACIAGFSSGVLGGSIGAGGPPVIIYSTIQPWSKDRSKATLAAYFTISAWAIVATHAYTGLITKTVLYHFMTTFPALIGGTLLGTFAYTRISDHGYRNIALILVLILGGILIYRNIQ, encoded by the coding sequence ATGTTTGATACAATTAGCATCATCTCCATTGTTCTTCTCGCCGCATTCATCCAGGGTCTGACAGGTTTTGGGTTCGGCCTGATAGCGTTACCTCTTCTTGGTTTTTTCATAGATATAAAGACAAATGTCCCACTGATCGTCTTATTGGCCGTTTTCATCAGCATGACCCTCAGTTGGCAACTCCGTAGCCATATCCATGCAAAAACAATCGGCATACTCATGGCTGCCACCATTCCGGGAATTGTACTGGGAGTGTATGTTCTCAAACTACTTTCAGCTTCGACACTTTCTATAGGACTCGGCGTAATAATGGTGCTCTTCACAATCTACCAATTGCTCCTAAAACCAAAGACCAGAGAGCTAGGCCATACAGTGGCCTGTATTGCAGGATTTTCTTCAGGCGTTTTGGGTGGAAGCATCGGCGCTGGAGGTCCTCCCGTCATCATTTATTCGACCATTCAACCGTGGTCAAAAGACCGGTCAAAGGCCACCCTGGCAGCCTATTTTACCATCTCGGCCTGGGCTATCGTTGCTACACATGCATACACGGGCTTAATTACCAAAACAGTTCTGTACCATTTCATGACAACCTTTCCAGCACTAATCGGAGGCACACTGCTGGGTACCTTTGCCTATACACGCATCTCAGACCATGGATATCGAAATATTGCCTTGATACTCGTCCTTATTCTTGGAGGCATACTGATATACAGGAACATCCAATAA